GCCCGCGGCTGCGGCGAGGAGGGCGCGGCGGTGGAGCATCAGAGGGTCAGCCGTTCAGCTCGCTCTCGTCCAGGCGGCGCGCCTCGTCCGCCAGCATGATCGGGATGCCGTCGCGGATGGGAAAGGCGAGCTTGGCGGCGCGGGACACCAATTCCTGGCGTGCCCGGTCATAGGTCAGCGGCGTCTTGGTGAGCGGGCAGACCAGGATTTCCAACAGCTTGGGATCGACCTCGTGGCCGGGCCGCGGCGACTGCGTCATCGACAACTCCATGCGAGCGACGGCATTTCGCCATCGCACAGCTTGTTCGCCCCAGCACTTGCGGCCGGTTGCTTCAGATG
This genomic interval from Aquabacter sp. L1I39 contains the following:
- a CDS encoding Trm112 family protein, which codes for MTQSPRPGHEVDPKLLEILVCPLTKTPLTYDRARQELVSRAAKLAFPIRDGIPIMLADEARRLDESELNG